In a single window of the Patescibacteria group bacterium genome:
- a CDS encoding integrase core domain-containing protein has protein sequence MITKEAEERLKILKFWKKYGLQATTDAYDVKQSTLYLWWSIYKKSEYRLVSLEPGKQKRKNNNKREIHPLILIELKRLRLVECPNMGKAKVKKNLDIFCRENNLEIYSESKIGRIIKEKKIYHHRQKVYHNGRTKALKKNKKLRKPADLAITNPGDLVEVDVVVRFIGLMKRYIVTAVDVHSRYSFALCYTKHDSISARDFIQKLEKVFPYKIKAIQTDNGSEFHKYFMQYLEEQKIIHYWNYKGQPYRNGHVEKFNRTIQEEFIDQNEIWFDDVAEFNEKMLEWILWYNTKRYHWSLNLMSPVDYLLNNNMVSNMRWTST, from the coding sequence ATGATTACTAAGGAAGCCGAAGAAAGGCTCAAAATACTAAAGTTCTGGAAGAAATATGGTCTCCAGGCGACAACTGATGCTTACGACGTCAAACAATCAACTCTCTATCTCTGGTGGAGTATCTACAAAAAAAGTGAATATAGGTTAGTTAGTCTAGAACCGGGGAAACAGAAGAGAAAGAATAATAATAAGAGAGAAATACATCCGCTGATATTAATAGAGTTAAAAAGGTTAAGACTAGTTGAATGTCCCAATATGGGCAAAGCTAAAGTGAAAAAGAATTTAGATATATTCTGTAGAGAGAATAATCTAGAAATCTATTCTGAATCTAAGATAGGAAGAATAATTAAGGAAAAGAAAATATATCACCACCGACAAAAGGTTTATCACAATGGTAGAACTAAAGCTCTAAAAAAGAACAAAAAACTAAGGAAACCAGCTGATTTAGCTATTACTAATCCAGGTGATTTAGTTGAAGTAGATGTAGTGGTTAGGTTTATTGGATTAATGAAGAGATATATTGTAACTGCTGTTGATGTTCATTCTAGATACTCATTTGCTCTTTGTTATACCAAACATGATAGTATCTCAGCCAGGGATTTTATCCAAAAACTAGAAAAAGTATTCCCATACAAAATCAAAGCAATCCAAACGGATAACGGAAGTGAATTTCATAAATATTTTATGCAATATTTGGAAGAACAAAAGATAATTCACTACTGGAACTACAAAGGACAGCCATACAGAAACGGACATGTTGAAAAGTTTAATAGAACTATCCAGGAAGAGTTCATAGATCAAAATGAAATTTGGTTTGATGATGTGGCTGAATTCAATGAAAAAATGTTAGAATGGATATTGTGGTACAACACCAAGAGATACCACTGGAGCCTTAACTTAATGTCTCCTGTGGATTACTTGCTAAATAATAATATGGTTTCCAATATGAGGTGGACTAGCACA
- the rsmA gene encoding 16S rRNA (adenine(1518)-N(6)/adenine(1519)-N(6))-dimethyltransferase RsmA yields MYDINPARSKGQNFLVNEDVYDKIIESADLDKNDIVLEVGPGLGFLTERLANKVKNVLAVELDDKLAELLKTRLLTDKIKNVEIINQDIIEVLSGNFRGPTSKALEVGPLSRLDEYKIVANLPYNISSIFLRTVFGLKNKPKSLTLMLQKEVAERIVAKAGKMSLLAVSVQLYADAKIITNVPGDDFWPAPDVESAVIQLNLREENLGINEKDFFRLVKFGFSAKRKMLKNNLSVGYSIDQKEAEEKIVKAGFSAKIRAQELSVEDWKDLLKEFN; encoded by the coding sequence TTGTACGATATAAATCCTGCCCGGTCAAAGGGGCAGAATTTTTTGGTTAATGAGGATGTTTACGATAAAATTATTGAAAGTGCCGACTTGGATAAAAATGATATTGTTCTGGAGGTAGGTCCAGGACTTGGTTTCTTGACTGAAAGATTAGCTAACAAAGTAAAAAATGTTTTGGCAGTTGAACTAGATGATAAATTGGCAGAATTGCTAAAAACAAGATTATTGACTGACAAAATAAAAAATGTAGAAATAATAAATCAAGACATTATAGAGGTTTTATCAGGAAATTTTAGAGGTCCGACCTCTAAGGCCTTAGAGGTCGGACCTCTAAGTCGCTTAGATGAATATAAAATAGTCGCAAATCTGCCATATAACATTAGTTCAATATTTCTGCGAACAGTTTTTGGATTAAAAAATAAACCAAAATCATTGACTCTGATGTTGCAAAAAGAAGTAGCTGAAAGGATAGTGGCAAAGGCTGGGAAGATGAGTCTTCTCGCAGTGTCTGTTCAGCTTTATGCAGATGCCAAAATTATTACAAATGTTCCAGGGGATGATTTTTGGCCAGCCCCTGATGTAGAGAGTGCGGTAATACAATTAAATCTAAGAGAGGAGAATCTGGGGATAAATGAAAAAGATTTTTTCAGACTAGTGAAATTTGGCTTTTCTGCCAAAAGAAAAATGCTTAAGAATAATTTATCAGTTGGCTACAGCATTGACCAAAAAGAAGCTGAAGAAAAAATAGTGAAGGCAGGCTTTAGTGCAAAAATCAGAGCACAAGAGTTATCGGTGGAGGATTGGAAGGATTTGTTGAAAGAGTTTAATTAG
- a CDS encoding thrombospondin type 3 repeat-containing protein: MKKTLIYFSLFLLFASPTFAQIYLGEKLKGRILLSVEENGEAWYIPPSNFNRYFLGRPTDAFNILKNLGVGITNTDLEKIPTGIIKSNELDSDGDGLSDNLEIAIGTDIHNRDSDNDGHWDETEIIALFNPMGTDPLNIDLEFTKNNLGKIFIQTEKNGEAWYVDPVSQKKYYLSRPKIAFEIMRQFGLGITIRDLEKINIGQIPETIVLEINPPVISPPIKKTNGRNVIDDIANAIRAKNVSKTKSLFIPEMSMSLEYSLNNMPDESILLLGNLLSGASLDSSSSTKLTYKNTVYFNGENHDVYFNVEKQEDGEWLMTNL, from the coding sequence ATGAAGAAAACTTTAATCTATTTTTCACTATTCTTACTATTCGCTAGCCCCACTTTCGCTCAAATTTATTTAGGAGAGAAATTAAAAGGAAGAATTCTTTTGAGTGTGGAAGAAAATGGTGAAGCTTGGTATATTCCCCCATCTAATTTTAATAGGTATTTTTTAGGAAGACCTACTGACGCTTTTAATATTCTAAAAAATCTAGGAGTTGGCATTACAAATACTGATTTAGAAAAAATCCCCACAGGGATTATTAAAAGTAATGAACTAGACTCTGACGGGGATGGTCTTTCTGATAATTTAGAAATAGCCATTGGAACAGATATTCATAATAGAGATTCGGATAACGATGGTCACTGGGATGAGACAGAAATCATTGCCTTATTTAATCCAATGGGAACAGATCCTCTAAATATTGATTTAGAATTCACTAAAAATAATCTAGGTAAAATATTTATCCAAACTGAGAAAAATGGCGAGGCTTGGTATGTTGACCCAGTAAGTCAAAAAAAATATTACCTTTCTCGTCCAAAAATAGCTTTTGAAATAATGCGCCAATTTGGGCTTGGCATAACGATTCGAGATTTAGAAAAAATAAATATTGGACAAATTCCTGAAACAATAGTACTGGAGATTAACCCCCCTGTTATTTCCCCACCCATAAAAAAAACAAACGGGAGAAATGTAATAGATGATATTGCAAATGCAATTCGAGCAAAAAATGTTTCAAAAACCAAATCACTATTTATTCCAGAAATGAGCATGTCTCTAGAATATTCTCTAAACAATATGCCCGATGAAAGTATTTTACTTCTTGGGAATCTTCTCTCTGGCGCATCTCTTGACTCCTCGTCTAGCACCAAACTAACATACAAAAATACCGTTTATTTCAATGGCGAAAATCATGATGTTTATTTTAATGTTGAGAAACAGGAAGACGGAGAATGGTTAATGACAAACCTTTAG
- a CDS encoding MFS transporter has protein sequence MFKTNYLHQRLSPGFLALFSGRLIQFVANGLLGLFLPIFFLEKLNYRIELVFLYYLISAIAYFILLPFGVQYLNKIGLNNSLRISIVFWAFYYISLYFIDNNIFLYLSLSLIILTILKILFWVPYSVDIAEFTHKKERGKEISILWGARTVLGVIMPVVAGFLLIKFSFNHVFILAIIIYSLALIPYIKLPKVEESYSWGYWQTFKKCFAPETRKLFIANMANGAEGGVGAIIWPIFIFQLLSGDFLKVGIISSLIVFVTVILQLTVGKYTDLFNKRKMLKFGSIFYATGWIAKIFVLTAGQIFVVGTYHSLAQIFKDTPFNALNYEVLADHGHYVDEYTVVKEIAIQAGKILILLFAIIVALNFGLNWTFALAAMASLFINVL, from the coding sequence ATGTTTAAAACAAATTATCTTCATCAAAGACTCTCGCCAGGATTTCTAGCACTTTTTTCTGGTAGACTTATTCAATTTGTGGCGAATGGTCTTCTTGGATTATTCTTGCCAATATTTTTTTTGGAGAAATTAAATTACAGGATTGAACTTGTATTTCTTTATTATTTGATTAGCGCTATTGCCTATTTTATTCTACTTCCTTTTGGAGTTCAGTATTTAAATAAGATTGGTCTTAATAATTCGCTAAGAATAAGTATAGTTTTTTGGGCTTTCTATTATATATCTCTCTACTTCATTGATAATAATATTTTCCTTTATCTCTCTCTGTCACTAATTATTTTAACTATTCTAAAAATATTATTTTGGGTTCCTTATAGCGTTGATATTGCAGAATTTACACATAAAAAAGAAAGAGGGAAAGAAATAAGCATCCTGTGGGGGGCGAGGACTGTTTTGGGAGTTATTATGCCAGTTGTTGCAGGATTTTTATTAATAAAATTTTCTTTTAATCATGTATTTATTTTAGCAATTATTATTTATTCTTTGGCTCTTATTCCATATATTAAATTACCTAAAGTAGAGGAAAGTTATTCTTGGGGGTATTGGCAAACCTTTAAAAAATGTTTTGCTCCAGAAACCAGAAAATTATTTATTGCCAATATGGCTAATGGCGCAGAAGGGGGAGTCGGCGCAATAATCTGGCCAATATTTATTTTCCAGCTTCTTAGTGGAGACTTTTTAAAGGTTGGGATTATTTCATCTCTTATAGTTTTTGTAACAGTTATATTGCAATTAACTGTTGGTAAATATACAGATCTTTTTAATAAAAGAAAAATGTTAAAATTTGGTTCAATCTTTTACGCCACAGGGTGGATAGCGAAAATTTTTGTTTTAACGGCTGGTCAAATTTTTGTAGTTGGAACTTATCACAGCTTAGCTCAAATTTTTAAAGATACTCCTTTTAATGCTCTTAACTATGAAGTATTGGCTGATCATGGACATTATGTTGATGAGTATACAGTTGTAAAAGAAATAGCAATCCAAGCAGGAAAAATTCTGATACTACTTTTCGCAATAATAGTCGCTCTTAATTTTGGACTAAATTGGACTTTTGCTTTGGCGGCTATGGCTAGTTTGTTTATAAATGTTTTGTAG
- a CDS encoding four helix bundle protein: protein MNYDLEERAAKFGEEIILFCRNLKRDDIVRPLINQLVRFATSVGANYMEANQASSKKDFRNKIKISQKESNESKHWIRMISVAVPEAKEICRKHWQEAHELTLIFAKISKSSS from the coding sequence ATGAACTATGATTTAGAGGAAAGGGCAGCTAAGTTTGGAGAAGAAATTATTTTATTTTGTAGAAATTTAAAAAGAGACGATATTGTCAGACCTTTAATTAATCAGTTGGTAAGGTTTGCGACTAGCGTTGGCGCCAACTACATGGAGGCGAATCAAGCTAGCTCAAAAAAAGATTTTAGAAACAAGATTAAAATAAGTCAAAAAGAATCTAATGAATCAAAACATTGGATAAGAATGATATCAGTAGCTGTTCCAGAAGCTAAAGAGATTTGCAGAAAGCATTGGCAAGAAGCGCATGAATTGACGTTAATATTTGCAAAAATATCAAAAAGTAGTAGTTAG
- a CDS encoding class I tRNA ligase family protein: MEYNHKKIEEKWKDIWEESGVYRVSDESDKPKYFILDMFPYPSGEGLHVGHPKGYIATDIFARMKMMQGFNVLHPMGWDAFGLPAENYAIKNKVHPRAATEKNIETFKRQLGTLGLTYDWEREISTIDPDFYKWTQWIFLQMFKKGLAYESHEPINWCPSCKTGLANEDLENGLCERCESEIERKPMRQWVLKITDYADRLLDDIDKLEDWDESIKEQQRNWIGRSEGAEVEFRIKSPKDLQGPLGTSEVSSLKVFTTRPDTLFGATYMVVAPEHSLIEKNKEIIENYDEIADYIKKALNKSELERGELQKEKTGVKIEGLTAVNPVNGAEIPVFVADYVLAGYGTGAIMAVPAHDERDWEFAKKYGLEIIEVVEPEFLVKLKYPQALISESDINYLKESFKVNIENDEIEIRGNSIEKFDEFKEKLNITNFECDSVFEELDGMGGYYLPWTKKGKSVNSYFLNGLETDAAKSKMITWLEEKNIGEKSINYKLVDWVFSRQRYWGEPIPLVHCEKCGVVPVPEKDLPVLLPDVENYEPTGTGESPLAGIDDWVNTTCPKCAGKAKRETNTMPQWAGSSWYYLRYIDPKNSEALVDKDKEAYWSPVDFYVGGAEHATRHLIYARFWHKFLFDIGAVGYDEPFKRLQYVGLIQGEDNRKMSKRWGNVINPDEIVDKYGADSLRVYEMFMGPFSQAVAWSTNGLVGARKFLEKVVDYFNVYFEHKKETEELLSSESIKKALAYNKRLALLHKTIKKVEEDVENFKFNTAIAQMMILLNELRREVDYTSVGFTFFQEEHMKSIVKILAPFAPHLAEEIWSSFAEASDDKSDKINSFVIEQKWPKYNPELIIDKKFNLVLQVNGKVRDMIEVDADISEEEAKKLARENEKVLKWIADKEVVKVIFVKGKLVNMVVK, translated from the coding sequence ATAGAATATAATCACAAGAAAATTGAGGAAAAATGGAAGGATATTTGGGAAGAATCAGGTGTATATAGGGTAAGTGATGAAAGTGATAAGCCAAAATATTTTATCTTAGATATGTTTCCGTATCCATCTGGAGAGGGGCTACATGTTGGTCATCCGAAGGGATATATTGCGACTGACATTTTTGCTCGGATGAAAATGATGCAAGGATTTAATGTATTGCACCCAATGGGATGGGATGCTTTTGGTTTGCCAGCAGAGAATTATGCTATTAAAAATAAAGTTCATCCAAGAGCTGCTACGGAGAAAAATATTGAAACATTCAAAAGACAGCTCGGGACGCTTGGGCTAACTTATGATTGGGAGAGAGAGATTAGTACAATTGATCCAGATTTTTACAAATGGACTCAGTGGATATTTTTGCAAATGTTTAAAAAAGGACTAGCTTATGAGTCCCATGAGCCAATTAATTGGTGTCCAAGTTGTAAAACCGGGCTTGCCAATGAGGATTTGGAGAATGGTCTTTGTGAGAGATGCGAGTCTGAAATTGAACGAAAGCCAATGAGGCAATGGGTTTTGAAAATAACTGACTATGCTGACAGATTGCTTGATGATATTGATAAACTTGAAGATTGGGATGAGTCTATAAAAGAGCAACAAAGAAATTGGATTGGTCGCTCCGAGGGAGCTGAAGTGGAATTTCGAATAAAGTCACCTAAAGACCTCCAAGGTCCTTTGGGGACCTCGGAGGTCTCTTCATTAAAGGTTTTTACAACTAGGCCAGACACTCTTTTTGGTGCAACCTATATGGTTGTGGCACCTGAACATTCTTTGATTGAAAAAAATAAAGAAATTATTGAGAACTATGATGAGATAGCTGATTATATTAAAAAGGCTTTGAATAAATCAGAACTTGAAAGAGGGGAATTGCAAAAAGAAAAGACAGGAGTGAAAATTGAAGGACTTACTGCTGTTAATCCTGTAAATGGAGCTGAAATTCCTGTTTTTGTAGCTGATTATGTTTTGGCTGGTTATGGAACTGGAGCTATTATGGCAGTTCCTGCTCATGACGAGCGTGATTGGGAGTTTGCGAAGAAATATGGGCTTGAAATAATTGAGGTTGTAGAGCCAGAATTTTTGGTTAAATTAAAATATCCGCAAGCTCTAATTAGTGAAAGTGATATCAATTATTTAAAGGAATCATTCAAGGTAAACATTGAAAACGATGAAATAGAAATTAGAGGAAATAGTATTGAAAAATTCGATGAGTTTAAAGAGAAGTTGAATATTACAAATTTTGAATGCGATAGTGTCTTTGAAGAACTAGATGGTATGGGTGGATATTATTTACCTTGGACTAAAAAAGGTAAAAGTGTAAATTCCTATTTTCTTAATGGTCTTGAAACTGATGCGGCGAAATCAAAAATGATTACTTGGCTCGAAGAAAAAAATATTGGAGAAAAGTCTATTAATTATAAATTAGTTGATTGGGTATTTTCAAGACAAAGATATTGGGGTGAACCTATTCCTTTGGTTCATTGCGAAAAATGTGGAGTGGTACCGGTTCCCGAAAAAGACTTGCCAGTATTGTTGCCTGATGTAGAAAATTATGAGCCAACTGGAACTGGGGAATCTCCATTGGCTGGGATTGATGATTGGGTAAATACGACTTGTCCAAAGTGCGCAGGCAAGGCAAAACGAGAAACTAACACCATGCCTCAATGGGCGGGTTCTAGTTGGTATTATTTACGTTATATTGATCCAAAAAATAGTGAAGCACTTGTAGACAAAGACAAAGAGGCTTATTGGTCTCCAGTTGATTTTTATGTTGGAGGGGCGGAACATGCCACGAGGCATTTAATTTATGCCCGTTTTTGGCATAAGTTTTTGTTTGATATTGGTGCGGTTGGGTATGATGAACCTTTTAAAAGATTGCAATATGTTGGCCTTATTCAGGGTGAAGACAATAGAAAGATGAGTAAAAGATGGGGAAATGTTATTAACCCAGATGAAATAGTTGATAAATATGGAGCAGACTCGTTACGAGTTTATGAGATGTTTATGGGCCCATTTTCGCAGGCAGTGGCTTGGAGTACAAATGGCCTTGTTGGTGCTAGAAAGTTTTTGGAAAAAGTTGTAGATTATTTTAATGTATATTTTGAACACAAGAAAGAGACTGAAGAATTGTTATCAAGTGAAAGCATTAAAAAAGCTTTGGCTTACAACAAGAGATTAGCCTTACTTCATAAAACCATAAAAAAAGTAGAAGAGGATGTTGAAAATTTTAAATTTAATACGGCAATAGCTCAAATGATGATCTTATTGAATGAACTCAGAAGAGAGGTTGATTATACGTCAGTGGGTTTTACTTTTTTTCAAGAAGAACATATGAAAAGCATTGTAAAGATTTTAGCTCCATTTGCCCCTCATCTAGCCGAGGAAATTTGGTCCTCCTTCGCTGAAGCTTCGGACGATAAATCTGATAAAATTAATAGCTTTGTTATTGAACAAAAGTGGCCAAAATATAATCCAGAATTAATAATAGATAAAAAGTTTAATTTAGTTCTACAGGTGAACGGCAAAGTTCGTGATATGATTGAAGTGGATGCTGATATTTCAGAAGAGGAAGCCAAGAAATTAGCTAGAGAAAATGAGAAGGTTTTGAAGTGGATAGCGGATAAGGAAGTTGTAAAAGTTATTTTTGTTAAGGGGAAATTGGTGAATATGGTTGTAAAATAA
- a CDS encoding exodeoxyribonuclease III, with product MKLISWNVNGVRAILKKNFNSFLISEKPDVLGIQEIKISESALEKENISIPGYDVYWNSAERPGYSGTATLVREGLKPLSVKRGMGIKEFDSEGRLQVLEFEKFYFLNIYFPNANGELSRLPYKEGFNEEFIKFVKKLEKKKPVLACGDYNVAHMEIDLARPKENVGSPGFTEEERYWMTQFVKKDMVDTFRYFNGDKIQYSWWSYRGGARMRNVGWRIDYFLASKSFISKIKNAYILDRVLGSDHCPVGVELR from the coding sequence ATGAAATTAATCTCTTGGAATGTAAATGGAGTGAGAGCGATATTGAAAAAGAATTTCAATTCTTTCTTAATTTCTGAAAAACCAGATGTTCTAGGTATTCAGGAAATAAAAATTTCTGAGTCTGCTCTTGAAAAAGAGAATATTAGCATTCCTGGTTATGATGTTTATTGGAACTCAGCTGAACGCCCAGGATATAGTGGAACAGCAACTTTGGTTCGTGAAGGCTTAAAGCCCCTCTCTGTTAAAAGAGGAATGGGAATAAAAGAATTCGACAGTGAAGGTCGTTTGCAAGTTTTGGAATTTGAAAAATTTTATTTTCTTAATATTTATTTTCCAAATGCCAATGGAGAATTATCTCGTCTTCCATATAAAGAGGGATTCAATGAGGAGTTTATAAAATTTGTAAAAAAATTAGAAAAGAAAAAACCAGTTTTAGCTTGTGGAGATTATAATGTCGCACATATGGAAATTGATTTAGCGAGGCCAAAAGAAAATGTTGGTAGTCCAGGTTTTACAGAAGAAGAGCGGTATTGGATGACGCAGTTTGTAAAAAAAGACATGGTCGATACATTCAGGTATTTCAATGGTGATAAAATCCAATATTCATGGTGGAGTTATAGGGGAGGGGCGAGAATGCGAAATGTTGGCTGGAGGATTGATTATTTTTTAGCTAGCAAAAGTTTTATTTCAAAAATAAAGAATGCCTATATTCTTGATAGAGTGTTGGGTTCAGATCATTGTCCAGTTGGGGTTGAATTGAGGTAA
- a CDS encoding thioredoxin domain-containing protein: MEEKFISNNAQEHREIINHHKKWYKKWWGVLLLSIISLVFIFLVASSIFVFKQVGIYQEQGVLGENSQDIKIYSRAEIEGTNSYSFGANNPKITMVEFSDYACPNCKSFFEKTRKIRMKYYSDLKIVHRDFPVIAEYSSDLAQAARCAGEQGLFWKAHDSLYENQGVSTKPEIFSLMIDIGANSDKLSECLEANRYLGPIQNDFNDGLNLGIKGTPTWFINGYRADGDMPEDMLNDIIENILLNN; encoded by the coding sequence ATGGAGGAAAAATTCATCTCAAATAATGCTCAAGAGCATAGAGAAATAATAAACCATCATAAAAAATGGTACAAAAAATGGTGGGGGGTTCTTTTATTATCAATCATTTCGCTGGTTTTTATTTTTTTAGTTGCTTCAAGTATTTTTGTATTCAAACAGGTCGGTATATACCAAGAACAAGGGGTTCTAGGCGAAAATAGCCAGGATATAAAAATCTATTCACGTGCTGAAATAGAAGGAACAAATTCTTATTCTTTTGGAGCAAATAACCCAAAAATTACTATGGTAGAATTTTCTGATTATGCCTGTCCTAACTGCAAAAGTTTCTTTGAAAAAACAAGAAAAATTCGAATGAAATATTATAGTGATTTAAAGATTGTTCACCGAGACTTCCCTGTTATTGCTGAATATTCATCAGACTTGGCTCAAGCTGCTCGATGCGCAGGCGAACAAGGACTTTTTTGGAAAGCCCATGACTCCCTTTACGAGAACCAAGGAGTTTCTACAAAACCAGAAATTTTTTCCCTCATGATAGACATTGGAGCAAACAGTGACAAGCTCTCTGAGTGCCTTGAAGCAAATAGATATTTAGGTCCAATTCAGAATGATTTTAATGATGGATTAAACCTAGGTATCAAAGGAACCCCGACTTGGTTTATAAACGGTTATAGAGCAGATGGAGACATGCCCGAAGATATGTTAAACGATATTATTGAAAATATATTATTAAATAATTGA
- a CDS encoding 2-oxoacid:acceptor oxidoreductase family protein: MKQIRIHGRGGQGVVTAAELIAISAFYEGKESQAFPSFGVERTGAPIESYVRIDKHPIRTREQVYGPDILIIQDATLLDTTNVTKGCDKNTIAIINSAKNKSEIDIDLPDENVFVINATKIALDIIGKNIVNTVILGSIAKDTGLFSLASAKKAIKQKFEGKDKSLVEKNIKAVEVAFKN, encoded by the coding sequence ATGAAACAAATACGAATACATGGTCGCGGAGGACAAGGTGTTGTTACTGCTGCTGAATTAATAGCAATTTCTGCTTTTTATGAAGGAAAAGAATCTCAAGCATTCCCCTCTTTCGGAGTTGAACGAACTGGAGCTCCAATTGAATCTTACGTCAGGATAGATAAACATCCAATCAGAACCAGAGAGCAAGTTTACGGCCCAGATATTTTAATTATCCAAGATGCCACCCTTCTAGACACAACAAATGTCACAAAAGGATGTGACAAAAACACCATTGCAATCATTAATTCCGCAAAAAATAAAAGTGAAATAGACATTGATTTACCTGATGAAAATGTTTTTGTTATTAACGCGACTAAAATTGCCCTTGATATAATTGGCAAGAATATTGTTAATACAGTTATCCTTGGAAGTATTGCAAAAGACACTGGTCTTTTTTCCTTAGCTTCAGCAAAAAAAGCCATTAAACAAAAGTTTGAAGGGAAAGATAAATCACTAGTTGAAAAAAATATTAAAGCAGTGGAAGTAGCGTTTAAAAACTAA
- a CDS encoding 4Fe-4S binding protein yields the protein MKHKISVDPGSTKKNKTGGWRTYVPTTDYDKCIGCGNCSRVCPEYCVKMTDVNGKKKPVTDYDYCKGCGICAEECPVKAISMGLDKK from the coding sequence ATGAAACATAAAATAAGCGTAGACCCAGGATCTACCAAAAAAAACAAAACTGGTGGCTGGAGAACCTATGTCCCAACAACTGATTATGACAAATGTATAGGTTGCGGTAATTGTTCAAGAGTTTGTCCAGAATATTGCGTCAAAATGACTGACGTTAATGGGAAAAAAAAGCCTGTAACTGATTATGATTATTGCAAAGGTTGCGGAATTTGTGCCGAAGAATGTCCAGTTAAAGCTATTAGTATGGGACTAGATAAGAAATAA
- a CDS encoding four helix bundle protein, with product MNNETKIKSFTDLNSWKKSHELVLEIYKITKKFPKEELFGLTSQIRRAAISITSNIAEGFSRSSYKDKTKFYYISQGSLTEVQNQLIIARDVEYITNDLFQSIANKTIISHKLINGLIKKSKEIHDS from the coding sequence ATGAATAATGAAACCAAAATAAAATCATTTACTGATTTAAATTCATGGAAAAAATCTCACGAATTAGTTTTAGAAATTTATAAAATTACAAAAAAATTTCCGAAAGAAGAATTGTTCGGATTAACATCGCAAATTAGAAGAGCCGCTATTTCTATAACTTCAAATATTGCAGAGGGATTTAGTAGGAGCTCTTATAAAGATAAAACAAAATTTTACTATATTTCGCAGGGATCCTTAACTGAAGTACAAAATCAGTTAATTATAGCCAGGGATGTCGAATATATTACAAATGATTTATTCCAAAGCATAGCGAACAAAACAATAATTTCACATAAACTAATAAACGGATTAATAAAAAAATCAAAAGAAATTCATGATTCATAA